A genomic region of Streptomyces sp. R33 contains the following coding sequences:
- a CDS encoding cytochrome P450, with protein MNADPYGYLGSLRDHDPVYWSAMHRAWLVTGHAQLMHCLREPAVSAERVRPLMDAVPEGAREDAERAFAILSRWMVFNDPPQHRRLRQVFQEQFAARSIGRYRAFVERATRAMLARRAVPGRIGDLVADIARPLPALVFARWLGVPQAHGPSFWYWNARVGDLVLGAAQEEREYRTSLQSLVNLDDYLADLVQQRRADPKDDLISAVLAGGQIGKSVSEEEFVGMLTQMAFAGGETTSNLIVNAVLALLEHPEQLAAVREDPQLVPMAVEEAMRFDGPSKMSIRTAARDFDLDGRSVRAEDRLFLVTAAANRDPARFADPDLFSVRRGSASHLGFGFGAHFCIGAALARLVAGAVVDVLVREYPGLELLDRQQHTWQLSLLNRALTALPVRY; from the coding sequence GTGAACGCCGACCCGTACGGGTACCTGGGCTCCCTGCGCGACCACGACCCCGTGTACTGGTCCGCCATGCACCGGGCCTGGCTCGTCACCGGCCACGCCCAGCTGATGCACTGCCTGCGCGAACCGGCGGTCTCCGCCGAGCGGGTGCGCCCGCTGATGGACGCCGTGCCGGAGGGCGCCCGCGAGGACGCCGAGCGGGCCTTCGCGATCCTGTCCCGCTGGATGGTGTTCAACGACCCGCCCCAGCACCGGCGGCTGCGCCAGGTGTTCCAGGAGCAGTTCGCGGCCCGCTCGATCGGCCGCTACCGGGCCTTCGTCGAGCGCGCCACCCGCGCCATGCTCGCCCGCCGCGCCGTCCCCGGCCGGATCGGGGACCTGGTGGCCGACATCGCCCGGCCGCTGCCCGCCCTCGTCTTCGCCCGCTGGCTGGGCGTCCCCCAGGCGCACGGCCCGTCCTTCTGGTACTGGAACGCCCGGGTCGGCGACCTCGTCCTGGGTGCGGCCCAGGAGGAGCGCGAGTACCGCACCTCGCTCCAGTCCCTGGTCAACCTGGACGACTACCTCGCCGACCTGGTGCAGCAGCGCCGCGCCGACCCCAAGGACGACCTGATCAGCGCCGTGCTGGCGGGCGGCCAGATCGGGAAGTCGGTCAGCGAGGAGGAGTTCGTCGGGATGCTGACGCAGATGGCGTTCGCCGGCGGCGAGACCACCAGCAACCTCATCGTCAACGCCGTGCTGGCCCTGCTGGAACACCCCGAGCAGCTGGCGGCCGTACGGGAGGACCCGCAGCTGGTGCCGATGGCGGTGGAGGAGGCCATGCGCTTCGACGGCCCGTCGAAGATGTCGATCCGCACCGCCGCCCGGGACTTCGACCTCGACGGGCGGTCCGTCCGCGCGGAGGACCGGCTGTTCCTGGTCACGGCGGCGGCCAACCGGGACCCGGCGCGCTTCGCGGACCCTGACCTGTTCAGCGTCCGGCGCGGCAGCGCCTCGCACCTCGGCTTCGGCTTCGGCGCGCACTTCTGCATCGGGGCGGCGCTGGCACGGCTGGTGGCCGGGGCGGTGGTCGACGTACTCGTACGCGAGTACCCGGGCCTGGAGCTGCTCGACCGGCAGCAGCACACCTGGCAGCTCTCGCTGCTCAACCGCGCTCTGACCGCCCTGCCCGTCCGCTACTGA
- a CDS encoding MFS transporter codes for MATTLADAGSRLRAPARLPSFRLLWLGQSLSLLGDGFSYIAFAWITLGLTGSTLALGYVLAFQAVPRALLTLVGGSLSDKWSSRTLMKFSSWARAALMAAVGLAGTGGALTLWMLCCAAAAFGAVDAFFQPARASILPSVVDKELLAPANALLTVAAKVAAVLGPAVGGMVVAFSDASIAFLVDAVCFALCGLCVAGIRPLARPAAPEQEQEQEPGAPQADGERPAPAPAAGDSLAARMRAGLRYALEDPRIRTILVVDAAVTFCQSGPFTVGFATLAKVDLHGGSTTLGLLNGALAGGAMLGTLVGGSLSSRPRVGLLIAALAGWLAVGTAALALVGNTGAALATVLAMGFGMGFQGVFGLSWIQRNIPGSVLSRVIAVDMVIGYAVAPLSLIACGALAGSGTGPMFALSAVILAVTALGILGSRTVREMR; via the coding sequence ATGGCTACCACTCTGGCGGACGCGGGATCACGGCTGCGCGCCCCCGCCCGGCTGCCGTCGTTCCGCCTGCTGTGGCTCGGGCAGTCCCTGTCGCTCCTCGGTGACGGGTTCAGCTACATCGCCTTCGCCTGGATCACGCTCGGCCTGACCGGGTCCACCCTGGCCCTGGGCTACGTACTCGCCTTCCAGGCGGTGCCGCGGGCCCTGCTCACCCTGGTGGGCGGCTCGCTCAGCGACAAGTGGTCCTCCCGGACGCTGATGAAGTTCTCCAGCTGGGCCCGGGCCGCCCTGATGGCGGCCGTGGGACTGGCCGGGACGGGCGGCGCCCTGACGCTCTGGATGCTGTGCTGCGCCGCCGCGGCCTTCGGCGCCGTCGACGCGTTCTTCCAGCCCGCCAGGGCGTCGATCCTGCCGTCGGTGGTGGACAAGGAGCTGCTGGCACCGGCCAACGCCCTGCTCACGGTGGCCGCCAAGGTCGCGGCGGTGCTCGGCCCGGCCGTCGGCGGCATGGTGGTGGCGTTCAGCGACGCCTCCATCGCCTTCCTCGTCGACGCGGTGTGCTTCGCGCTGTGCGGGCTGTGCGTCGCCGGAATACGGCCCCTGGCCCGGCCCGCGGCGCCGGAGCAGGAGCAGGAGCAGGAGCCGGGTGCGCCGCAGGCGGACGGTGAGCGGCCCGCGCCGGCGCCTGCGGCCGGGGACTCGCTGGCCGCCCGGATGCGCGCGGGGCTGCGGTACGCCTTGGAGGACCCCCGCATCCGGACGATCCTGGTCGTCGACGCGGCGGTCACGTTCTGCCAGTCGGGCCCGTTCACCGTCGGCTTCGCCACCCTGGCCAAGGTCGACCTGCACGGCGGCTCGACCACCCTCGGCCTGCTCAACGGCGCGCTGGCCGGCGGGGCGATGCTGGGCACGCTCGTCGGAGGCTCCCTGAGCAGCCGCCCCCGGGTGGGTCTGCTGATCGCCGCGCTGGCCGGCTGGCTCGCCGTCGGCACCGCGGCGCTCGCCCTGGTCGGCAACACCGGGGCGGCCCTCGCCACGGTCCTGGCGATGGGCTTCGGCATGGGCTTCCAGGGGGTGTTCGGCCTCAGCTGGATCCAGCGCAACATCCCCGGCTCCGTACTGAGCCGCGTCATCGCGGTGGACATGGTCATCGGCTACGCCGTCGCCCCGCTCTCCCTGATCGCCTGCGGAGCCCTGGCCGGCTCGGGCACCGGCCCGATGTTCGCCCTCTCCGCGGTGATCCTCGCGGTGACCGCCCTCGGGATCCTCGGCTCGCGGACGGTCCGCGAGATGCGCTGA
- a CDS encoding helix-turn-helix transcriptional regulator — protein sequence MRSRSRYIVGRDSQLREIKQALTDAGEGRGGVVFLVGEAGIGKSRLAAEAVGMAFGAGMRALRGRSSTTGPTVPFRPLTEALMSLFRSGPLDGTSLDDLPLGPYRPALGRIIPDWSSDAQNNSSMVVLGEAVLRLLIATGKEHGQLLLLEDLHDADPETLAVVEYLVDNLEYTNVVLLATIRTEPCDALDMADSARRRGVGTVLELAPLTRPEVRAVIAAQLDTEPERVPQAALDRLWDDSAGSPFLVEELLQGMIGSGALVRFEDGWRVVGDLRSDVSTALARGILRRIDRLGPQGLTLLSAAAVIGRRFPLTVLQRMTGIDDRGLLSHLHAGVAAQLVVPDEPAPDWYAFRHSLTAEALLTQLTPGNRATMSGRAADAVQALYPDLEGDWCPLVAELRSQAGDEAEAGRLFTDAGLRALAAGAIGSAITLLSRAERLLAASQDPAGRTDALEALLPALAEAGDFARAFGFAENLHTLGGSGLSASRLAALHTRLAKVAHTAGRWEDGNRQISQARALLGPRPDESCTASIDVTAAYLALDTPGPDRTQLAEKLAHSALQAAQRHGLATVACQSLELLATLARERDFDEATALLESALQTAEQHQLPLQRMYALTRIGGNYWLTEGATAPLLAARSEAQRLGSATIVYTIDGIMILDAVLRAEFTAAQQSAEECLAVVQRLRLAPATRYVLMARAAMAAHRGDRPAMESALAAFADCDGAGSQEEPLTRGLARAFCALTEEDRPGAVRELRAVADLEDTNPTTYYLSGRYGIGLLLDVLSGEADRAAYEEIAATAPGRMRWNRQFVLFAGAVLLGRERRPEEAAAAAAEALRAAAPYATALHLGLRLIAEAAYEDGWGEPVAWLRRVEEHFHQGGVAAVAGACRAALRRMGAPVQQRRTGSSTIPDVLRSQGVTVREYEVFRLLAERLGNKDIADRLYISPRTVEKHIAALGTKTGRTNRAALCELSASLAPSAP from the coding sequence ATGCGTTCCCGTTCGCGGTACATCGTCGGTCGTGACTCGCAACTGCGCGAGATCAAGCAGGCACTGACCGACGCGGGCGAAGGGCGCGGCGGGGTCGTCTTCCTGGTCGGCGAAGCCGGAATCGGAAAGTCCCGGCTCGCCGCCGAAGCCGTGGGCATGGCCTTCGGCGCGGGCATGCGGGCCTTACGGGGCCGGAGCAGCACCACCGGCCCCACCGTCCCTTTCCGGCCACTCACCGAAGCGCTGATGTCGCTCTTCCGCAGCGGCCCGCTCGACGGCACCTCCCTGGACGACCTGCCGCTGGGCCCCTACCGGCCCGCGCTCGGCAGGATCATCCCGGACTGGAGCAGCGACGCCCAGAACAACAGCTCCATGGTCGTCCTCGGTGAGGCCGTGCTGCGGCTGCTCATCGCCACCGGCAAGGAGCACGGCCAGCTCCTGTTGCTGGAGGACCTGCACGACGCCGACCCCGAGACGCTCGCGGTCGTCGAATACCTGGTGGACAACCTGGAGTACACGAACGTGGTGCTCCTGGCCACGATCCGTACGGAGCCCTGCGACGCGCTCGACATGGCCGACTCGGCCCGTCGGCGCGGCGTGGGGACCGTACTGGAACTCGCCCCGCTCACCCGCCCCGAGGTCCGGGCGGTCATCGCCGCCCAGCTGGACACCGAACCCGAACGGGTGCCGCAGGCGGCCCTGGACCGGCTCTGGGACGACAGCGCCGGCAGCCCCTTCCTCGTCGAGGAACTCCTCCAGGGCATGATCGGCAGCGGCGCCCTCGTCCGCTTCGAAGACGGCTGGCGCGTGGTCGGCGACCTGCGCAGCGATGTGTCCACCGCCCTCGCGCGCGGGATCCTGCGCCGCATCGACCGGCTCGGCCCGCAGGGGCTGACCCTGCTGTCCGCGGCCGCCGTGATCGGCCGCCGCTTCCCGCTGACCGTGCTCCAGCGGATGACCGGCATCGACGACCGCGGACTGCTCAGCCACCTGCACGCCGGCGTCGCGGCGCAGCTCGTCGTCCCCGACGAACCCGCCCCCGACTGGTACGCGTTCCGCCACTCGCTGACCGCCGAGGCCCTGCTCACCCAGCTCACACCGGGCAACCGGGCCACGATGTCCGGTCGTGCCGCGGACGCGGTGCAGGCGCTCTACCCGGACCTCGAGGGCGACTGGTGCCCCCTCGTCGCCGAGCTGCGCTCCCAGGCGGGCGACGAGGCCGAGGCCGGCCGCCTGTTCACCGACGCAGGCCTGCGCGCCCTCGCGGCCGGCGCGATCGGCTCCGCGATCACCCTGCTCAGCCGCGCCGAACGGCTGCTCGCCGCCAGCCAGGACCCCGCAGGGCGCACCGACGCCCTGGAGGCCCTGCTCCCCGCGCTCGCCGAAGCCGGTGACTTCGCCCGGGCCTTCGGTTTCGCGGAGAACCTGCACACCCTCGGCGGCAGCGGCCTGAGCGCCTCCCGGCTCGCCGCGCTGCACACCCGGCTCGCCAAGGTGGCCCACACCGCGGGCCGCTGGGAGGACGGCAACAGACAGATATCCCAGGCCAGAGCCCTCCTGGGTCCCCGGCCCGACGAAAGCTGCACCGCCTCGATCGACGTCACCGCCGCGTACCTCGCACTCGACACCCCCGGCCCGGACCGCACCCAACTGGCCGAGAAACTCGCCCACTCCGCGCTCCAGGCGGCGCAGCGCCACGGCCTGGCGACCGTCGCCTGCCAGTCCCTGGAACTCCTCGCCACCCTCGCCCGCGAACGGGACTTCGACGAGGCCACCGCCCTGCTGGAATCCGCCCTGCAGACCGCCGAACAGCACCAGCTCCCGCTCCAGCGCATGTACGCGCTCACCCGGATCGGCGGGAACTACTGGCTCACCGAGGGCGCCACCGCCCCGCTGCTGGCGGCCCGCAGCGAAGCCCAGCGGCTCGGCTCGGCCACCATCGTCTACACCATCGACGGCATCATGATCCTCGACGCCGTCCTGCGCGCCGAGTTCACCGCCGCGCAGCAGTCCGCCGAGGAGTGCCTGGCCGTCGTACAGCGCCTGCGGCTGGCTCCCGCCACCCGCTACGTCCTGATGGCCCGGGCGGCGATGGCGGCCCACCGGGGCGACCGCCCCGCGATGGAGAGCGCCCTCGCCGCGTTCGCCGACTGCGACGGGGCCGGCTCCCAGGAGGAACCGCTGACCCGGGGCCTCGCCCGGGCCTTCTGCGCACTGACGGAGGAGGACCGGCCCGGCGCCGTCCGCGAACTGCGCGCCGTCGCCGACCTCGAGGACACCAACCCCACCACGTACTACCTCAGCGGGCGGTACGGCATCGGCCTGCTCCTGGACGTGCTGTCCGGGGAGGCCGACCGCGCCGCGTACGAGGAGATCGCCGCCACCGCACCCGGGCGGATGCGCTGGAACCGGCAGTTCGTCCTCTTCGCCGGCGCCGTCCTGCTGGGCCGCGAACGCCGCCCCGAGGAGGCTGCGGCCGCCGCGGCCGAGGCCCTGCGCGCCGCAGCCCCGTACGCCACCGCACTCCACCTGGGCCTGCGGCTGATCGCCGAAGCGGCGTACGAGGACGGCTGGGGCGAGCCGGTAGCCTGGCTGCGCCGCGTCGAGGAGCACTTCCACCAGGGCGGCGTGGCCGCGGTCGCGGGCGCCTGCCGCGCGGCCCTGCGCCGGATGGGCGCCCCGGTCCAGCAGCGCCGCACGGGATCGAGCACGATCCCGGACGTCCTGCGCTCCCAGGGCGTCACGGTCCGCGAGTACGAGGTCTTCCGGCTGCTCGCGGAGCGCCTGGGCAACAAGGACATCGCCGACCGCCTCTACATCTCCCCGCGCACGGTCGAGAAGCACATCGCCGCCCTGGGCACCAAGACGGGCCGCACCAACCGGGCCGCCCTCTGCGAACTCTCCGCGTCCCTGGCCCCGTCGGCGCCGTGA
- a CDS encoding type 2 lanthipeptide synthetase LanM family protein: protein MTDTATTAEETQVGGLAPSWWARALNLRERLAAPGTPVPAPADAPHGRPASWSLGDTEGFAARLAGLGAGEDVAYALAAEAPGRLAARTAKPQWARYIEQMVAAAPAEAGRPVPAAADADGAAVFLPALRPLIAAAWAEAAGRIDLAEGELGAVRAAFEERLGDRLIRQSARTLVRELHRARTEGLLAGETPRERFAAFLARLGTRQGLAELFTRYPVLARMLGQACGLAASATVELLDRFTADRAAIVEGLLHGCDPGALVRVDLGRGDVHQGNRSVALLGFADGATVVYKPRPLDQHVLLDQAVGWANGKVPGLGLRTPRSVRGDGYGWLEFIEHGWCATPTELDRFYRRQGALLALLYAVDGVDMHYENVIACGDQPVLVDAETLLHAGLPAAVTCGSDPAAEALASSVYRTCLLPSLLIGENGAMDISALGGGDGGSYPSDGLRWEAAGTDGMRLLRGPVASAAGQNRPAPQGRAAGHADHRAALLEGFRAGYDAIAEHRAELLGSDAQGEEGGADGGLLARWATSPGRLIARSTRLYTTLLDESTHPDVLRDALTRDAVLAVLWAESEHDPARQRLIEDEIADLWSGDVPLFFHHPADTALRTSRGTRLDGVLPAPSLRSARDKIAAMGEVDRHDQEWIISATLAVTGANLSVGGPRSTLAGPAAPAVVPEPSRLLAAACGIADEIAARAVHGGGRVNWLGLEQVAGEHWAVLPMGGGLAQGYCGVALFLAQLGALTGAERYTALARQAVRPLPALLATLAGDPGLGAAVGPGALHGLGGIVYTVARLAPLLGEGLGDCLPDALAALERVAEADAEEGAEGPADLADGLAGALAAAVAAQRTYGAGAEAVTRRLAARLLGRAEKRLAEQRPAAPGFAHGDAGIGWALLRHAAASQEAGQPDAAYARTGAALLRPALDEALRRPADLGWHTGLAGTALAAADVLGPDALGAEALGSGVPVAELDRCAALLGAPFESCDLSLHHGALGSLELLGVLAGQGHEGARAALGHRAGEVLGRLEDHGHRCGTPDHVPSPGFLTGLSGIGYALLRLGFPEAVPSVLLLEPDRHLGTAARQH, encoded by the coding sequence GTGACTGACACCGCCACCACCGCCGAAGAAACCCAGGTCGGCGGCCTGGCCCCCTCCTGGTGGGCCCGGGCCCTGAACCTGCGGGAGCGGCTCGCCGCCCCGGGTACCCCGGTACCCGCACCGGCCGACGCCCCCCACGGCCGGCCGGCTTCGTGGTCCCTGGGGGACACGGAGGGCTTCGCGGCCCGGCTGGCGGGCCTGGGAGCCGGCGAGGACGTGGCGTACGCCCTCGCGGCGGAGGCCCCCGGCCGGCTGGCCGCCCGTACGGCCAAGCCGCAGTGGGCCCGGTACATCGAGCAGATGGTGGCCGCGGCCCCCGCAGAGGCAGGCAGGCCGGTCCCCGCGGCGGCGGACGCGGACGGCGCCGCGGTGTTCCTGCCCGCGCTGCGCCCCCTGATCGCGGCCGCCTGGGCGGAGGCGGCCGGACGCATCGACCTCGCCGAGGGCGAACTCGGCGCCGTGCGCGCCGCGTTCGAGGAGAGGCTCGGTGACCGGCTGATCCGGCAGTCGGCCCGCACCCTGGTCCGGGAACTCCACCGGGCCCGTACGGAGGGCCTGCTGGCGGGGGAGACCCCGCGGGAGCGGTTCGCGGCCTTCCTGGCGCGGCTCGGCACCCGGCAGGGCCTCGCCGAACTCTTCACACGCTACCCGGTGCTGGCGCGGATGCTGGGCCAGGCCTGCGGCCTCGCCGCCTCGGCCACGGTGGAGCTGCTGGACCGTTTCACCGCCGACCGGGCGGCGATCGTCGAGGGGCTGCTGCACGGCTGCGACCCGGGCGCCCTCGTACGGGTGGACCTCGGCCGGGGTGACGTCCACCAGGGCAACCGGTCCGTGGCCCTGCTGGGCTTCGCCGACGGGGCGACCGTCGTCTACAAGCCCCGGCCGCTGGACCAGCACGTCCTGCTGGACCAGGCGGTGGGCTGGGCCAACGGCAAGGTGCCGGGCCTGGGCCTCAGGACCCCGCGCTCGGTGCGCGGCGACGGGTACGGCTGGCTGGAGTTCATCGAGCACGGCTGGTGCGCCACGCCCACCGAACTGGACCGGTTCTACCGGCGCCAGGGCGCGCTCCTCGCCCTCCTCTACGCGGTCGACGGCGTGGACATGCACTACGAGAACGTCATCGCCTGCGGTGACCAGCCGGTGCTGGTGGACGCCGAGACCCTGCTGCACGCCGGTCTGCCGGCCGCGGTGACCTGCGGGTCGGACCCGGCTGCGGAGGCCCTGGCCTCCTCGGTGTACCGCACCTGCCTGCTGCCGAGCCTGCTGATCGGCGAGAACGGCGCCATGGACATCTCGGCGCTGGGCGGCGGGGACGGCGGCTCGTACCCCAGCGACGGGCTGCGCTGGGAGGCCGCCGGGACGGACGGGATGCGGCTGCTGCGCGGCCCGGTGGCCAGCGCTGCCGGGCAGAACCGGCCGGCGCCGCAGGGCCGGGCGGCCGGCCACGCCGACCACCGGGCCGCGCTGCTGGAGGGGTTCCGCGCCGGGTACGACGCGATCGCCGAGCACCGGGCCGAACTCCTGGGCAGTGACGCCCAGGGTGAGGAAGGCGGCGCCGACGGCGGTCTGCTGGCCCGCTGGGCCACCAGCCCCGGGCGCCTGATCGCCCGCTCGACCCGCCTCTACACGACCCTGCTGGACGAGTCCACGCACCCCGACGTGCTGCGCGACGCCCTGACGCGTGACGCGGTGCTCGCCGTGCTCTGGGCGGAGTCCGAGCACGACCCGGCCCGCCAGCGGCTGATCGAGGACGAGATCGCCGACCTGTGGTCCGGGGACGTGCCGCTCTTCTTCCACCACCCCGCCGACACCGCGCTGCGCACCTCCCGGGGCACCCGCCTCGACGGTGTGCTGCCGGCCCCGAGCCTGCGCTCCGCCCGCGACAAGATCGCCGCCATGGGGGAGGTGGACCGCCACGACCAGGAGTGGATCATCTCGGCGACGCTGGCCGTCACCGGGGCCAACCTCAGCGTCGGCGGCCCCCGTTCGACCCTCGCCGGACCCGCCGCGCCGGCCGTGGTACCCGAGCCGTCCCGGCTGCTGGCCGCGGCCTGCGGGATCGCGGACGAGATCGCGGCCCGGGCGGTGCACGGCGGCGGGCGGGTCAACTGGCTCGGCCTGGAGCAGGTGGCCGGCGAGCACTGGGCCGTCCTGCCGATGGGCGGCGGGCTCGCCCAGGGCTACTGCGGGGTGGCGCTGTTCCTGGCCCAGCTCGGCGCCCTGACCGGCGCGGAGCGGTACACCGCGCTGGCCCGGCAGGCCGTACGGCCGCTGCCCGCGCTGCTGGCGACGCTGGCCGGGGACCCCGGGCTGGGCGCCGCGGTGGGACCCGGCGCGCTGCACGGACTCGGCGGCATCGTCTACACCGTGGCCCGGCTGGCCCCGCTGCTCGGCGAGGGCCTGGGCGACTGCCTGCCCGACGCCCTCGCCGCCCTGGAACGCGTGGCCGAGGCCGATGCCGAGGAAGGCGCTGAAGGGCCGGCCGATCTGGCCGACGGCCTCGCCGGAGCCCTGGCCGCCGCGGTCGCCGCGCAGCGCACGTACGGGGCCGGCGCGGAGGCGGTGACCCGGCGGCTCGCCGCCCGGCTGCTGGGACGGGCCGAGAAGCGGCTCGCCGAACAGCGCCCGGCGGCCCCCGGCTTCGCCCACGGCGACGCCGGAATCGGCTGGGCCCTGCTGCGCCACGCCGCCGCCTCGCAGGAGGCGGGGCAGCCGGACGCCGCGTACGCCCGCACCGGTGCCGCGCTGCTGCGCCCGGCGCTGGACGAGGCCCTGCGCCGTCCCGCGGACCTCGGCTGGCACACGGGCCTCGCGGGCACCGCGCTGGCCGCCGCCGACGTACTCGGCCCCGACGCACTCGGCGCCGAAGCACTCGGCTCCGGCGTGCCCGTGGCAGAACTCGACCGGTGCGCCGCCCTGCTGGGCGCGCCCTTCGAATCCTGCGACCTCAGCCTGCACCACGGCGCCCTCGGCTCCCTGGAGCTGCTCGGCGTCCTCGCCGGTCAGGGCCACGAGGGGGCCCGGGCCGCACTCGGCCACCGCGCCGGGGAGGTCCTCGGCCGGCTGGAGGACCACGGCCACCGCTGCGGCACCCCCGACCACGTACCGTCCCCCGGTTTCCTCACCGGGCTCTCCGGGATCGGATACGCCCTGCTCAGGCTGGGCTTCCCGGAGGCCGTCCCGTCCGTCCTGCTCCTCGAACCCGATCGGCACCTCGGCACCGCAGCACGTCAGCACTGA
- a CDS encoding LuxR C-terminal-related transcriptional regulator gives MPVDVVAFDPVLEAGTKSTLFACPEVCLTAPGGAPRVVVMTVDQVGRPELDVLRTVREAPARPDVVLVAGELAPDGALHAIAAGARGLLRRREADVAGLSRAVLAASRGDCTLPPDLLDRLLERSGAGGRTGSGSDGGTDPWAAAGLSDRERSVLRLVADGHETNEIAKQLCYSPRTVTSVVHDITQRFRLRNRAHAVAYALRVGLL, from the coding sequence GTGCCTGTCGACGTCGTCGCGTTCGACCCCGTGCTGGAAGCCGGAACCAAGAGCACCCTGTTCGCCTGCCCGGAGGTGTGCCTGACGGCGCCGGGCGGCGCGCCGCGGGTCGTGGTCATGACCGTGGACCAGGTCGGCCGGCCCGAGCTCGACGTCCTGCGCACCGTCCGCGAGGCCCCGGCCCGCCCCGATGTGGTGCTGGTGGCGGGCGAGTTGGCGCCCGACGGCGCCCTGCACGCCATAGCGGCCGGCGCCCGCGGTCTGCTGCGGCGGCGCGAGGCGGACGTCGCGGGACTCTCGCGCGCCGTACTGGCCGCCTCCCGCGGCGACTGCACGCTGCCGCCGGACCTGCTGGACCGGCTGCTGGAGCGCTCCGGCGCCGGAGGCAGGACGGGCAGCGGGTCCGACGGGGGTACGGACCCGTGGGCGGCGGCCGGCCTGAGCGACCGTGAGCGCAGCGTGCTGCGCCTGGTCGCGGACGGCCACGAGACGAACGAGATAGCGAAGCAGCTGTGCTACTCGCCGCGCACCGTGACGAGCGTCGTCCACGACATCACCCAGCGGTTCCGGCTGCGCAACCGTGCGCACGCGGTCGCCTACGCCCTCCGGGTGGGCCTGCTGTGA
- a CDS encoding helix-turn-helix transcriptional regulator, with protein sequence MSAVAELTRESAPVRVPAAPDRLSLLRQAGDGLMPYPALVRLLGAATTAGTTAGPAAVAGTSAATAPGLRSAAPPDAPRLTVRQTAVLTLMAEGHGNAVIARTLSCSEHTIKNVIYELMSRLQARNRAHAVACAVRHSLI encoded by the coding sequence GTGAGCGCCGTCGCCGAACTCACGCGCGAGAGCGCGCCCGTACGGGTCCCGGCGGCGCCGGACCGGCTGAGCCTGCTGCGCCAGGCGGGGGACGGCCTGATGCCGTACCCGGCCCTGGTCCGCCTGCTCGGCGCGGCCACGACCGCCGGCACGACCGCTGGCCCGGCCGCCGTCGCCGGCACCTCCGCCGCGACCGCGCCGGGGCTCCGGTCCGCGGCCCCGCCGGACGCCCCCCGGCTCACGGTCCGCCAGACCGCGGTGCTCACGCTGATGGCGGAGGGCCACGGCAATGCGGTGATCGCCCGCACCCTGTCCTGCTCCGAGCACACGATCAAGAACGTGATCTACGAGCTGATGTCCCGCCTCCAGGCCCGCAACCGCGCCCACGCGGTGGCCTGTGCGGTACGGCACAGCCTCATCTGA